Proteins found in one Dermochelys coriacea isolate rDerCor1 chromosome 17, rDerCor1.pri.v4, whole genome shotgun sequence genomic segment:
- the XAF1 gene encoding XIAP-associated factor 1 isoform X2, translated as MEEESKFCKNCKRDVSAANFSLHEAHCVRFLAICPECDEPIALKEMEEHQADAHKQVRCKLCHQSMQKYLLENHESNECNERSLKCTFCELEMPFNKLQRHLEACSSRTELCWECNKYIMYKDLDKHKDVCQNGSKLSSNGEMHYQPSEESACQTSILPPSGLSENLCLQCNKCFPDDQYLQHLNECSPLSKLAEILASQPVTKSRPLPPPSLVTSPPHENAATAWKDVRPKRKEKDFSASRPLLKPLKNKKSAGRPAFTATLDPVLPKALEGPMTYDVLVTCSQCNILLPGPTLRKHETKCLRLASLQSLRREPKWSPGKQEEPF; from the exons ATGGAGGAGGAGAGCAAGTTCTGCAAGAACTG TAAACGAGATGTGTCTGCTGCCAATTTCTCTCTCCATGAGGCCCACTGCGTGCGGTTTCTTGCTATCTGTCCAGAGTGTGATGAACCTATTGCTCTAAAGGAGATGGAGGAGCATCAGGCAGACGCACATAAGCAG GTCAGATGTAAACTGTGTCACCAAAGCATGCAGAAATACCTACTGGAGAATCATGAG TCCAATGAATGTAATGAGCGATCGCTGAAATGCACATTCTGTGAGCTGGAAATGCCCTTCAATAAGCTACAGAGGCACCTGGAAGCTTGCAGTAGTCGCACTGAGCTCTGTTGGGAGTGTAACAAATACATCATGTATAAGGACTTGGATAAGCACAAAGACGTTTGTCAGAATGGCAGTAAGCTATCAAGCAATGGTGAGATGCACTATCAACCCAGTGAGGAGTCTGCTTGTCAAACCTCGATTCTCCCACCCTCAG GTCTCAGTGAAAATCTTTGTCTGCAGTGCAATAAGTGCTTCCCAGATGACCAGTACCTCCAACACCTG AACGAGTGCAGCCCGCTCTCCAAACTTGCGGAGATTCTTGCCAGCCAGCCTGTTACAAAATCCCGCCCGCTCCCACCTCCCTCTCTGGTTACGTCTCCCCCCCACGAGAATGCAGCCACAGCATGGAAGGACGTTCGCCCGAAGCGGAAGGAAAAGGActtttctgcctccaggcccttgctcaaaccactgaagaACAAAAAGTCAGCAGGCCGCCCTGCTTTCACTGCCACACTGGATCCTGTACTGCCTAAGGCTCTCGAAGGCCCAATGACTTATGATGTGTTGGTGACCTGTTCCCAGTGCAATATCCTCCTCCCAGGTCCGACTCTAAGGAAGCACGAG ACCAAATGTCTGCGTCTGGCTTCTTTGCAAAGTCTCAGGAGGGAACCAAAATGGAGTCCTGGAAAACAAG
- the XAF1 gene encoding XIAP-associated factor 1 isoform X1: MEEESKFCKNCKRDVSAANFSLHEAHCVRFLAICPECDEPIALKEMEEHQADAHKQVRCKLCHQSMQKYLLENHESNECNERSLKCTFCELEMPFNKLQRHLEACSSRTELCWECNKYIMYKDLDKHKDVCQNGSKLSSNGEMHYQPSEESACQTSILPPSGLSENLCLQCNKCFPDDQYLQHLNECSPLSKLAEILASQPVTKSRPLPPPSLVTSPPHENAATAWKDVRPKRKEKDFSASRPLLKPLKNKKSAGRPAFTATLDPVLPKALEGPMTYDVLVTCSQCNILLPGPTLRKHETKCLRLASLQSLRREPKWSPGKQGIIIFARNTV; this comes from the exons ATGGAGGAGGAGAGCAAGTTCTGCAAGAACTG TAAACGAGATGTGTCTGCTGCCAATTTCTCTCTCCATGAGGCCCACTGCGTGCGGTTTCTTGCTATCTGTCCAGAGTGTGATGAACCTATTGCTCTAAAGGAGATGGAGGAGCATCAGGCAGACGCACATAAGCAG GTCAGATGTAAACTGTGTCACCAAAGCATGCAGAAATACCTACTGGAGAATCATGAG TCCAATGAATGTAATGAGCGATCGCTGAAATGCACATTCTGTGAGCTGGAAATGCCCTTCAATAAGCTACAGAGGCACCTGGAAGCTTGCAGTAGTCGCACTGAGCTCTGTTGGGAGTGTAACAAATACATCATGTATAAGGACTTGGATAAGCACAAAGACGTTTGTCAGAATGGCAGTAAGCTATCAAGCAATGGTGAGATGCACTATCAACCCAGTGAGGAGTCTGCTTGTCAAACCTCGATTCTCCCACCCTCAG GTCTCAGTGAAAATCTTTGTCTGCAGTGCAATAAGTGCTTCCCAGATGACCAGTACCTCCAACACCTG AACGAGTGCAGCCCGCTCTCCAAACTTGCGGAGATTCTTGCCAGCCAGCCTGTTACAAAATCCCGCCCGCTCCCACCTCCCTCTCTGGTTACGTCTCCCCCCCACGAGAATGCAGCCACAGCATGGAAGGACGTTCGCCCGAAGCGGAAGGAAAAGGActtttctgcctccaggcccttgctcaaaccactgaagaACAAAAAGTCAGCAGGCCGCCCTGCTTTCACTGCCACACTGGATCCTGTACTGCCTAAGGCTCTCGAAGGCCCAATGACTTATGATGTGTTGGTGACCTGTTCCCAGTGCAATATCCTCCTCCCAGGTCCGACTCTAAGGAAGCACGAG ACCAAATGTCTGCGTCTGGCTTCTTTGCAAAGTCTCAGGAGGGAACCAAAATGGAGTCCTGGAAAACAAGGTATTATAATATTTGCAAGAAATACAGTATAA
- the XAF1 gene encoding XIAP-associated factor 1 isoform X3, translated as MPHSKRDVSAANFSLHEAHCVRFLAICPECDEPIALKEMEEHQADAHKQVRCKLCHQSMQKYLLENHESNECNERSLKCTFCELEMPFNKLQRHLEACSSRTELCWECNKYIMYKDLDKHKDVCQNGSKLSSNGEMHYQPSEESACQTSILPPSGLSENLCLQCNKCFPDDQYLQHLNECSPLSKLAEILASQPVTKSRPLPPPSLVTSPPHENAATAWKDVRPKRKEKDFSASRPLLKPLKNKKSAGRPAFTATLDPVLPKALEGPMTYDVLVTCSQCNILLPGPTLRKHETKCLRLASLQSLRREPKWSPGKQEEPF; from the exons aTGCCACACAGTAAACGAGATGTGTCTGCTGCCAATTTCTCTCTCCATGAGGCCCACTGCGTGCGGTTTCTTGCTATCTGTCCAGAGTGTGATGAACCTATTGCTCTAAAGGAGATGGAGGAGCATCAGGCAGACGCACATAAGCAG GTCAGATGTAAACTGTGTCACCAAAGCATGCAGAAATACCTACTGGAGAATCATGAG TCCAATGAATGTAATGAGCGATCGCTGAAATGCACATTCTGTGAGCTGGAAATGCCCTTCAATAAGCTACAGAGGCACCTGGAAGCTTGCAGTAGTCGCACTGAGCTCTGTTGGGAGTGTAACAAATACATCATGTATAAGGACTTGGATAAGCACAAAGACGTTTGTCAGAATGGCAGTAAGCTATCAAGCAATGGTGAGATGCACTATCAACCCAGTGAGGAGTCTGCTTGTCAAACCTCGATTCTCCCACCCTCAG GTCTCAGTGAAAATCTTTGTCTGCAGTGCAATAAGTGCTTCCCAGATGACCAGTACCTCCAACACCTG AACGAGTGCAGCCCGCTCTCCAAACTTGCGGAGATTCTTGCCAGCCAGCCTGTTACAAAATCCCGCCCGCTCCCACCTCCCTCTCTGGTTACGTCTCCCCCCCACGAGAATGCAGCCACAGCATGGAAGGACGTTCGCCCGAAGCGGAAGGAAAAGGActtttctgcctccaggcccttgctcaaaccactgaagaACAAAAAGTCAGCAGGCCGCCCTGCTTTCACTGCCACACTGGATCCTGTACTGCCTAAGGCTCTCGAAGGCCCAATGACTTATGATGTGTTGGTGACCTGTTCCCAGTGCAATATCCTCCTCCCAGGTCCGACTCTAAGGAAGCACGAG ACCAAATGTCTGCGTCTGGCTTCTTTGCAAAGTCTCAGGAGGGAACCAAAATGGAGTCCTGGAAAACAAG